The following coding sequences are from one Gemmatimonadales bacterium window:
- the rpsI gene encoding 30S ribosomal protein S9, with the protein MAASSEFRWQAIGRRKTSVARVYLTPGTGKWDVNGRTLGDYFPRPSLVQHIQQPFTATDTLGTFDVMAHVDGGGVAGQAGAMRHAVARALVAADPQHRAKLRPAGLLTRDPRAVERKKPGRPGARKRFQFSKR; encoded by the coding sequence ATGGCCGCTTCTTCCGAATTCCGCTGGCAGGCGATTGGCCGCCGCAAGACGAGTGTTGCCCGGGTCTATCTCACGCCGGGCACTGGCAAGTGGGACGTCAACGGACGCACTCTCGGTGATTATTTCCCCCGGCCGTCGCTGGTGCAGCACATTCAGCAGCCGTTCACCGCGACCGACACGCTCGGCACCTTTGATGTGATGGCGCATGTGGACGGTGGCGGTGTGGCAGGCCAGGCTGGCGCAATGCGCCACGCCGTGGCGCGTGCACTGGTCGCAGCCGACCCGCAGCACCGCGCCAAGCTTCGCCCTGCCGGCTTGCTGACGCGCGATCCGCGCGCGGTGGAGCGGAAGAAGCCGGGCCGGCCGGGCGCGCGTAAGCGGTTCCAGTTTTCGAAGCGCTAA